The Gossypium hirsutum isolate 1008001.06 chromosome D02, Gossypium_hirsutum_v2.1, whole genome shotgun sequence region TGAATTTAATGGGTTTTGCGGCGCTAagggaaaaacgccgctaaaggtggtCATTAGCGGCGCTAAGGAAAAAACGCCGCAAAGTTCTGTTCTCAGTTTTCGTAAAATGGTGTCATTTTGCCTGGGCATTAGTGGCGCTactaaaaaacgccgcaaaaatttttaataatgaagACAAAACGATGCAATTTTTGGCTATGAATTTAATGGGTTTTGCAGCGCTAagggaaaaacgccgctaaaggtggtCATTAGCGGCGCTAAGGAAAAAACGCCGCAAAGTTCTGTTCTCAGTTTTcgtaaaacggtgtcgttttggctgGGCATTAGTGGCGCTactaaaaaacgccgcaaaaaattcttaataatgaAGACAAAACGGTGCAGTTTTTTGCTGTGAATTTAATGGGTTTTGCGGCACTAagggaaaaacgccgctaaaagtggtCATTAGCGGCGCTAAGGAACAAACGCCGCAAAGTTCTGTTCTCagtttatatatctatatataagaGAGTACTGAAAAATTAGTAGCGGGAAAGTGAGTATCGAAAAGAAAGAATGGGAGggagaaattaaaatgttttaaactgTAATcattttctgttctttttttcttctccatctctctctctctcttttttttttactgttgaTTTACAAAATCTTCTTCCGTTGTTAATTTATTTGTCTAGGGTTTTGGTCTGTTCgttagttttttttattctttttatactCAAATTCTTTGAAATTATGAGGAGAAAtgtgaagaaagaaaaacaaacagATAAGGGTGATGCATCTGCTGAACCGGTTCGAACCAAGGTGGCGGGAGTGGGCCGAGATGAGTCGGAGGATGTTGAGTCGAATCAACCGAATCGAGAAGAGGATGCGACAGATAGGAGGGTTCTTTGCTCCAAATACCTTGCCGTGATGACCAAAATAAgcggttattattatttttcttcttcttcttttcctgaAAGGATATTAATCTCATTTCActagttttttttgttttaattttctttccaGATTTGAGCTAAATTATTGctttttctaacttgaatttttgGCGGTGCAGATGCAAGGGAAGAAATATCGAACGTGGAttctaataaatttaacataatcaTTAATGAAGTCGACAACTTACATCAACAAGGTTTCCCTTTGCTTTTCCTTTAAGTTTTAGAGAATTTGTTTTCATTTACTTGTTACGTCTCATTTTCATTAATGATACTAGTCGGCCTGATGAGGTGAAGTGTGTTCTCTGGTCTTTAGTTTTTAAGCATCATTTAGGGTTGTGAAATATAGTTGAAGAACCTTAATAAAATCATTGTGCtcgtttcattttgttttttggtgtcttagttttttttttcaagttatgaTAAAACTATTCAGTTCACTTTAAAGTTCTTGTTATTAAAAACTGAAATATGTTCATGTCATGCCTAACCTAACCAACTTGACTTTtgttaatctaaaatttttattttcatttatgaaATAAAACTAGTATTTGTTCTTTGTGTAACTAGGTGAATTATATTATAAAACTCTTAACCATTTTTAAGTCTAACAAATAATGAAACAGAACTGTATTCAATTTGTTGTGGCTTACAGAGAGTTTGGTTTGATTTGTTTTCTTCATTTAACTACAATAAATTGATTCAGTATAAACTTCCGTTAAAATCTTGCTGAATTTAACTGAATACACTAATTTTTGAAGTGAACGCATGATCAGGAAGAAGGTGTATAAGTTGGCACTGAGTTACTTGGTAATAGCCATATCTCATGGAGTTGGTGTGTTTTTGAGTTATTCACACACTATCTTTTGGGGATATTCAAACTTCCCTTTCTTGTTTGGTTTCTATTAATTGATGGTTAGAGATGTTGTGGAAGTAAATAAAACGTGTATCCTGATGTGCAGTGTTTAGTGTTGTGTGGTTGAATGTATACTGTTTGGTACCATAAGCTTAGCACTCATAATTTGCATTGTGTCTGTCTACTCTTTTAACAACCATTGTTGACAAAGAGTTATTGTTGTGCTCAACAGGTTGATGAAACTGGTGCTGAAGAGAAAACTGATACTGACAGGAATATGGCAGTGATGTTtgaaattttaaggagaaagagACAAGTGAAACTTGAAAGTTTGATCTTGAATAGAAGTTCATTTGCACAGGCTGTCGAGAATTTATTTGCTCTTTCATTCTTAGTTAAAGATGGAAGAGCCGAAACTGacctaacttttaaaaatttcttaTAATCCACCTTctagaaattttacaatttaatcatctAATTTTACAATatcattaactaatttaaatagttaataccGTTAAATGAGAATAATATTTCGATTTTAATCGTATTTTTGACTTTCGCAATTAAATGAGAATAATATTTCGattttattttcattagaaatTATAATTCGACAACTCAACGAAACAATTATATTAGtctcatatttcatttttttccattCCTTTGAAATATTTTTTCCATTACAAGATCATTTGCACCATTTTTGTGGGATATATTGCATGTCTGCAAATGCCTTGTCTTTCAATTTGTCATTCTGCTATAATTCATGCCTTGTCTTTTAATCGCTATAATTCATGCCATGTCTACAAATGACTATGGCTTGTTGCCTTGTTCCATTGTAGGCCCGAATGACTATGGCTCTAATATTTGTTCATATGAACTTGTTTGCGCATACTGCTTTCTCATTTAGGCTGTAGTTGCTGTTCACTTTTGTCTTCTGTTTATTAGCCAAATTTACTTCTGTTGCCTTCTGTTTTGTTATTCTTACTTCTGTTTTTTCGGTAGTAATGTActtctgtctttttttttttccaggATTTGCTTCAAAATTGAGGAAATATAAGGTATTTATTCCTATGTTTCCCTAAttagttttcttaaaaaaattgtccaacttaataacttatataattcacataataacttacataacttaacaacttaacaactcacataatttacataatacatatatatatgtcataccatataacttaataacttatataattcacataataacttacataacttaataacttaacaactcacataatttacataacttaataattttaaaatatatcattccataacttacaaattaaatacaataattaacaACTCACATAACTTAATAAGTTATATCATAActcacataataacttacataacttaataacttatatatatgcataacttAATAACTCATATTATTTACATAACTTAATCATTGTAAAATATATCATTCCATAACTTACaaattaaatacaataattaataacatacataatacataacttttcaactattttatatgtgctgtttTATTTCAACTACtttatatgtgttgttattgttgtaattagttactaacttttcaactattttatgtgtattgcagataaaatgcctagaagaaaataCGAATATGATGAAGATATTTCAACAATCGCAACATTCGTCGTCATAGtgtattgtataaatatttttatcattttaacttttaacatttttgtaaaaataatatgaattatattttatttattgatgttaatattattttattcgtttaatttgaaatattatatagatttattgcttttggctggtttagattgggttgcttttgatttgttgctatAGGATGgctgaaaatatgaaaaattaaatttcacaaaaatcccaaaattagtggcgtttttaaaaaaagcgccgctaaaggccaccaaacaatagcggcgtttgtgggaaaagcgccgctaaagaatatGACCTTtaacggcgtttgtgggaaaagcgccgctaaagaacatggcttttagcggcgttttcgggAAAAGCGCCGGTGAAGaacatggcctttagcggcgttttcgggaaaagcgccgctaaagaacatggccATTAGCTGCGTTTGcaggaaaagcgccgctaaagaacatggcctttagcggcgtttgtgggaaaagcgccgctaaagaacatgacctttagcggcgtttatttctatAAACGCCACAAACGTTAGCGGCATTAACATCAGCAGCAGCAaatatttttagcggcgcttaaaggcttaaaaacaccgctaaaaacctgttttggtgtagtgaatactcgaaatttggaatcctcgagagaatgaaaccctaacgtattgggttctaattttcctcgttgaatctaagtaATCGAAAATCTTCTtcaattaaattgcataaataaaaactcattctcgggaattcgatacgtcatgtcctaatgtattggatgtgacatgtcgTTTGCCCGAAATGAAGATTTTAAAGAAGATAATAAAGGCTATACTCAATgctaggaattttgagaaattgtgccctaacgtattgggttttaatttttcatctgacttaaagcaattgaatatcctttttaaacttcacCACACGAGTTTTGagaatcaaaagacaagcttattctcgaggactaaaaatgttgtgtcctaatgtattgggcgtgacattttattactctgagacgagaaggtctttagcaCTCACCTCGATTTATccaagcatcttttataaaattaacattaataaaaaggaagggtcgtattttaaaatcttttcaaattctcgacactaagacataacaatcaattcggtaccaattttgggcgttacgagaaagctaacccttcctcgtgcgtaaccgactcccgaacctattttctcaaaattcgtagacctaaaatcgtCTTCAAGGTGTTCCAACCACACCTTTttaaaagatcggtggtgactcccaaTTTTTCGTATCATTTTTAAGTCGACTAAAATTTTCactcttttttgtttttcaaaaaaggtGGTTTCGACACATGTTATAAGGTACAAtagtattttataaaaaaatttatatctttaaacttggtttaattgaattttatataCTAATGATCACAATTCTCTTTTTAATAGTTTCTGTCGGTGTGTaggtataaaaataaatttatgagaaATTTAAGAAAATGTTTCAAGATGTGTAATCATTCCATTATCTTTATGGTTCTATTCGTTCCACTGATATTTTGGTGTGTAAAAGAGTTACTGGAAAATGAGTCTTGATGATACAATGAAGCCACCCAATATCTGTCTACATTTTGCATTGACAAAAATAATCCACTAAGCATTAAGTGGAGCATAACAAGACTATCAAATTATGTAAAGATTTTTTGGAGTTCTTTATAGAATAGTCTTTGAATATTAGAATATGGAGGAGAATAAAAAAACTTTTGTTTCTGATTTTTTGGTACATCTTGGTATGTCCATCCAAGTGAATGTTGAGTCCTATTTATAATAACTCTCATGCATCTTTATACAAACATATCTATCCAAACGGATAGTCACATCTTTtaacaataaacataattatttaataaatatctacttTAATAATCACGACTTTTTGTTAACAACCAAGCAACATAATTTTTAGTAACAAGAGACATAACACATCACACTAAATAAGGATAACTCTTGGTTAATAACCAAGTGATATAACTTTTGGCTTACTTGTAACCTTTTCAATTATAACTATTAGTACAATATAAATGTTTTGAAAATGTTTCGATAATcttcccattttcaaaatattctagATTTTGATAATATTGGAAACTGATTGCATAAATAAAGATGTCTTATGATTAAACCTTCACTTAGTtgaaacatgttaaagttaatggAAATTGCATAATAGACTATGTTTTGAAccgactattccatttgattaagtgaatacatctcacacaatgatttcaacgtTGATCGATGCACAGTATTTGGGAACATTGTTATGCCTATATGTTTGTAACCTCTTTTCATGAGTACTATTAGAGGCAAGCCTTTGAGCTCCTAGAAATGGCCACACTTCACATTCAAATTAATAGGTATATCCTATCAAAAGCGTTCCCATAATTACAACACtataacatatttatgttacGAGTCTATTAAGAGTAGATTACTTATCCTTCTCTcaatcattacgggtacctaacACTTTTTGTCATGAAATGatatattatacattattttataaTGCTAGCAGTTACATGCTAATGATATGCTTTGTCTGATTAAACTCAAGGCTTAACATTATACCAAGTCTTGGGTTGGATTTTTGTCATAGGTGATTCAAATATTAtctctaaattttcaaatttataacatggctatgttaattttttatatcatatGGTGAAATTTTATTTGTGTCTTGAAAATTCACAATATCAACAACGACACCTTGTTCAATTATCTATTCTTTCGCAAAAGAAtgctattaattttttattaaagaaattaaagaaaaaagacaaCTCATACAAACGTTCAGAGCTCAACCAGACAGTAGCATTGCCTTAAAACAAATAATACAAGTATGCTTTAAAAGGACAGTCTCTTTGTACTCAATTGCTCTGCTCACACCATGAAGCAACATTCATAGAGTCTACCTCAATGATCAAGAATCGAAGTTTGGGCATGCTTGTCCATCTTTCAGTCTTTCTTCTGGTGTGGTTTTGGCTTCTTTTGTTCTTGTAGTTTGCGTCCTTCAATTTTGAGCTATCAATGGAGTGGGGTTGTGTGAAAGTGGTGCTCTTTTAAATTGGAGAGGAATGTCTAGATCTATAAGCATGTTTATCTTCAGTTTGCCTCCACATTATTCAACTCAATGGAAAATCGAAACCAATTTTCTAATATTATGTTTGTATAAAGAAAGAAAGGACTTTATTTGATTAAACTGTggaaaaaaggaaagaacaagcaatcaaaaaataaagaaatcatttCCATATTGagtataattacatatttacaaaatatcaattcaatccatCCCATTTCATTAGATCTGAAATATGATACGATTTCTGAGGATGAACTGATTTCATTCTTGAATAAAATCCATTTTTGATTTACTTCCTCTATTTCATGACCAAAATAGGGAATATAATGACAGATTTATTACCGAGCAAAATTCAGTGTTTTTTTCTATTGAATCCTACTAATTCAATAAAGTAAATTtgttataatgattttttttcaaatcttcatcataatttttttaacgtCTTTCATTTATCAATATAAAACCAACTTCTAATAGAGCCGCATTTCAGATAATATAAAAAAGTACTAACGATATCTtaacagcacgtttggttcgctgtattggaatagaggcgtaatggattagaggtgtaatagtaaatcaattgtttggttgaatgtaatggaatagaggcgtaatagtaatcttgtgtttggttgaatggaatagaggtgtaatagcataatggaaaaaactaaaatgactagaatacccttagcataaatttgtttgggtaaatgattattgttattgttatttaaattttaataagattattaatatcaataataaataatttaatcatatttaaacataattattattaaatatattataattaaaatatataatttaataaaattcttaatagtcaatattcttatatgaatttactcaaatcataatatatgatactataaaagataatttaacataattattattaaatatattttaattaaaatatataatttaataaaattctaataatcaatattcttatatgaatttactaaaatcataatatatgatactataaaatataatttgaaataattaatattaaatatattttaattaaaatatatgatttaataaaatttaaaataattatctagattcaaatttaagaattatttacacgaacaaaaatataatatttgtttctaagttaattattttaataaaataattaaatatttatataacggtgttctcatcttttggtatttttatatgcAATTTTAAAGATTGAATCCGAacttaaaagaatatttatttgtaagcatTTCACCGGTTTACTTCAACTCaattattgattaatttttaataaacataaattCAATAACCATTACTATTATCTTCTGAATATTGTACTGAATTTtagacaattttttattttgagaaagGAGTTCATCATAAATGCATCACCCCTTGTCTAGTTCTCTAACCAAAGCAGGATAAACAGAATGGAACAAAAGAACAGCAAGTAAAAAATAGCTGTATCTATCGAACACTGCATTTTAGGGCTTAAATTAAGCATATGTCCCAGTCCATGATCACACAATTTTGAGACAAGATTGGAAGTTCATTGTAGTTTAGATAATTGATTTATACATGGAATTAATTTCAAGTGTTGTTTACCTCTGACCCTATAGGCTGATATACCACAGACTTGCTATTTCCAAAGTTGAAAACTACCCTCACAGCCGTTAATgtattaacaaaaaataataagacATGATGTAACTATTTAAGATGTGGGTTCGCTACCGCTCGGCTCATCCAACATCTCAACCATAGGAGCATACTGCACAAGTTAAAAGCAGGAATGGTGAGGGATGATattgtttatatacatatatagagagagagagagattgaaGTTCATAGAGATGAAAAAATCAGAGAGAGACCTCATCATTCTCTTCAAAGTAGATTCCATCAACTGAACTTTTCTGCTGGAACTCCCATCCTAAACTATTTTCAAGCAGCTCTTTTAATTTCCTTGTCTGCAAAATTCACATATATTGAAACTCAGGATTTTCACTTCACATAATTTACTTATACCTACCGCTTGCAAATAAATAATTGCAGGGGATTAAAAGTTATCCACATTCTCCCATCAGATACTAGCCAAATCACCCAAGGATTTTAAGGGTTTTCATATACACACAGTTCAGGCAGTCTTTATATCTAACAATCAggtttaattagttaaatattgAAGATAAAAAGTACTATATGAATAATAAGCCTAGTCTCCATTTGTCACCATTGACTCCTTTTAAGAGGaggaaaaaaagaaggaaagggaTAACTATACGGAAGAAATAGGTGAAGTGTAAAAACCTTCCTAGTTCGTAACATGTTTTGGCAAGTATAAAATTGGTAAGAATTGAAACGTAGAAAAGCAAGGCTTAGAACACATACCCATGAGAGAAGATCTCCATCAACAACTGAAGCATCTTGCACTAACGAAAATAAATCCTGTGATTCCACCATCAAACTACTTATCAATTTTGGTGTAGGCTAATGTTACTAAAAAATGGTTACTTTAAAGTTAGGTACAAATGAAACAATAAGTCAGGTGATCCTATTTCTAACTAAATGCCAGAACTTGACAAAAATGTGCAGGTTTCAACTATTTCAA contains the following coding sequences:
- the LOC121214595 gene encoding uncharacterized protein isoform X2 yields the protein MVFKNIFPDIDINTPFQARSQLFTKKDRSVGEAGTSALLDDLWFSSDSFLHCFCKDLFSLVQDASVVDGDLLSWTRKLKELLENSLGWEFQQKSSVDGIYFEENDEYAPMVEMLDEPSGSEPTS